The following is a genomic window from Acidimicrobium ferrooxidans DSM 10331.
GCACGAACGGCGGCGCTTCGTCCCCGAGCCTCACCTGGCTCACTCGGCCACGAACTCCTCGAGGAGCGACTCGGGCATGTCGAAGTTCGCCGTGACTTCTTGGACGTCGTCGAGGTCCTCGAGCGCCTCGACGAGCCTGAGGACCCGACGGGCCTCCTGGGGGTCCTCGACCGGGACGGTGGTCTGCGGGACCAACTCCACCTCGGCGCTCTCCACCGCGAACCCAGCGGCTTCGAGCGCATCACGGACGGCACCGAGATCCGACGCCGCGACGGTCACGAGCCACGCATCGCCGTCGTCGGTGAGGTCTTCTGCCCCCGCGGCGAGTGCCGCTTGGAACAACTCGTCCTCGTCAGCGTCGCGCGAGAGACGAATCTGTCCGAGACGCTGGAACTGCCACGACACGGCACCGGGCTCTGCGAGCGAGCCGCCGTTGCGCGAGAAGGCTGCCCGGACGTCGGCACCGGTTCGGTTGCGGTTGTCCGTCAGGCACGACACGATGATCGCCACACCACCTGGGGCGTAACCCTCATAGTTGACCTGCTCGTAGCGAGCACCTTCAAGCTCACCAGTGCCGCGCTTGATGGCGCGCTCGATCGTCGCCTGGGGTACCGAGGCGTCTCGCGCCTTCTGCACCATGGTACGCAGCGTCGCGTTCGCCGAGGTGTCGCCTCCTCCTTCACGGGCAGCCACCTCGATCTGGCGAATTAGCTTGGCGAACAGCTTGCCGCGCGCCTTGTCGACGGCGCCCTTCTTGTGCTTGATCGTCGCCCACTTGGAGTGGCCGGACATGGTCCTCCTTGCTACCCATACGTGCCCGTCACCGGGCAAGCAGAGCTTACTCGTGCCGCACGAGGTGTCTTGAGATGTCCTCGCGGCGTGCGCCACCCCGCGCGAAGGCGAGGACATGGAGCCGTGCATCACCGAGCAACTCAGGGTGGAACGAGGTCGCCACGACGTTCCCCTGTCGCACGACGACCGGCACGGTTCGCTCGGATCCATCGGCGAACTGGTAGGCCACCTGGGCGACCACGTCCACCGAGGATCCCACACGCGTCACGACGGGCGCACGAATGAACACGGCCCGCATCGGGCCGCCGTCGACACCCACGACGGTGAGATCCGCCTCGAAGGAGCGCACCTGGCGCCCGAACCCGTTCCGTCGCACGTCAACGTCGAGCACCCCGAACGACCATTGGTCGGGGCGCCCTCCCTCGATGCCACGAGCAAGCAAGATGAGTCCCGCGCAGGTGCCCAGCGCTGGCATGCCCTCGGCGAGCGCCGCCGCCAACGGCTCACGCAACGCGGCCGCCTCGATCAGCAAGGCCTGCGTCGTCGACTCGC
Proteins encoded in this region:
- a CDS encoding YebC/PmpR family DNA-binding transcriptional regulator, whose translation is MSGHSKWATIKHKKGAVDKARGKLFAKLIRQIEVAAREGGGDTSANATLRTMVQKARDASVPQATIERAIKRGTGELEGARYEQVNYEGYAPGGVAIIVSCLTDNRNRTGADVRAAFSRNGGSLAEPGAVSWQFQRLGQIRLSRDADEDELFQAALAAGAEDLTDDGDAWLVTVAASDLGAVRDALEAAGFAVESAEVELVPQTTVPVEDPQEARRVLRLVEALEDLDDVQEVTANFDMPESLLEEFVAE
- the pdxT gene encoding pyridoxal 5'-phosphate synthase glutaminase subunit PdxT, with the translated sequence MIGVLALQGDADAHLAALAAAGLAARPVKGLADLAAVDGIVLPGGESTTQALLIEAAALREPLAAALAEGMPALGTCAGLILLARGIEGGRPDQWSFGVLDVDVRRNGFGRQVRSFEADLTVVGVDGGPMRAVFIRAPVVTRVGSSVDVVAQVAYQFADGSERTVPVVVRQGNVVATSFHPELLGDARLHVLAFARGGARREDISRHLVRHE